One window of Thiomicrorhabdus lithotrophica genomic DNA carries:
- a CDS encoding DNA polymerase III subunit chi — protein sequence MSDKNTTSDTLNAPDVLFYVLNSTEPTDREAFLSKLLNTIWKQERNCDVRFANQQDAKRYDLTLWGFKPQSFVHHGLELNVQAPIQLYGEQISKPCNDVLINLHPDFPAEHTFYQRTIEVLDQSEYLIQMGRERWKAYKASGIEPTVHKIGFK from the coding sequence ATGAGTGACAAAAATACAACGTCCGACACGCTTAACGCCCCTGATGTGCTGTTTTATGTACTAAACAGCACTGAACCAACAGATAGAGAAGCTTTCTTGAGTAAGCTCCTAAACACTATCTGGAAACAGGAACGTAACTGCGACGTTCGTTTTGCCAATCAACAAGACGCAAAACGCTATGATTTAACACTATGGGGGTTTAAACCACAGAGTTTTGTTCATCATGGTTTAGAACTCAATGTACAAGCCCCTATTCAATTATATGGCGAGCAAATCAGTAAACCGTGTAATGATGTCTTAATTAATCTACACCCTGACTTTCCAGCAGAACATACCTTCTATCAACGCACGATTGAAGTTTTGGATCAATCCGAATACCTCATACAAATGGGACGAGAACGTTGGAAAGCCTACAAAGCTTCAGGGATAGAACCAACTGTTCATAAAATTGGTTTTAAATAA
- a CDS encoding PilT/PilU family type 4a pilus ATPase, translated as MVVDTESLSELDKLLVFFSNNGGSDLFITAGRAATMKKDGKLVSLTEDKLTADTATKLAYQMMNHDQLATFQNTQEINFAYHISGIARYRVNIFIQRGTPGMVIRSVHTEIPTFEDLNLPSIIKETITDKNGLILIVGGTGSGKSTTLASLVDVRNTTMDGHIITIEDPIEFIHRHKKSIVTQREVGVDTESYESALKNTLRQAPDVILIGEIRSRDTMEHAIAFSETGHLCLSTLHANNTNQTLDRIINFFPANQRGHILMDLSLNLKAVISQRLIPKIGGGLIAAVEVLINTPRIAELIFHGKVNEIKQLMQNSSALGMQTFDQALFDLYENGLITYQDALRGADSMNDLRLNIKLNSKLPQPSDDDSELSTEAIKFSLKQEE; from the coding sequence ATGGTAGTTGATACAGAAAGCCTGTCAGAGTTAGATAAATTATTAGTCTTCTTTTCCAACAACGGAGGTTCTGATTTATTCATTACTGCTGGTCGTGCTGCAACCATGAAAAAAGATGGCAAGTTAGTCTCCCTTACGGAAGATAAACTGACTGCGGACACAGCAACAAAGCTTGCCTATCAAATGATGAACCACGACCAATTAGCTACCTTTCAGAATACTCAAGAGATTAACTTCGCCTATCATATCAGTGGTATTGCACGTTACCGTGTTAACATTTTTATTCAACGTGGTACACCTGGAATGGTAATACGTTCAGTGCATACAGAGATACCGACGTTTGAAGACTTAAACCTACCTAGCATTATTAAAGAGACTATCACAGATAAGAATGGTTTAATTTTGATTGTAGGTGGAACAGGTTCAGGTAAATCAACAACACTAGCAAGCTTAGTGGATGTAAGAAATACAACAATGGATGGTCATATCATTACTATTGAGGACCCTATTGAGTTTATCCACCGTCATAAAAAGAGTATCGTAACTCAACGAGAAGTAGGCGTTGATACTGAAAGCTATGAAAGCGCACTTAAAAACACCTTACGACAAGCACCCGATGTCATATTAATAGGTGAAATTCGAAGCCGAGATACAATGGAGCATGCCATTGCCTTCTCAGAAACAGGTCACTTATGCCTTTCTACTTTACATGCTAACAATACTAACCAAACACTTGACCGAATTATAAACTTTTTTCCGGCGAATCAACGCGGACACATTTTAATGGATTTATCACTTAACTTAAAAGCGGTTATCTCACAACGACTCATTCCCAAAATAGGCGGAGGTTTAATTGCTGCAGTAGAAGTTTTGATCAACACCCCTCGTATTGCTGAGCTTATATTTCATGGAAAGGTAAATGAAATCAAACAGTTAATGCAAAATTCAAGTGCTTTAGGAATGCAGACTTTTGACCAGGCATTATTTGACTTGTATGAAAATGGATTAATCACTTACCAAGACGCCCTAAGGGGTGCAGACTCTATGAATGATTTACGTTTAAATATAAAGTTAAATAGTAAATTACCGCAGCC
- a CDS encoding type IV pilus twitching motility protein PilT: protein MDITQLLEFSVQQGASDLHLSTGQPPIIRKDGDVQRIEAPNLEAEQLQTMIYDIMNDEQRRGFESELESDFSFELPNIARFRANIFMHNRGIGAVFRTIPSKIITLEELECPEIFKDISSFPRGLVLVTGPTGSGKSTTLAAMVDYINKKEAAHILTVEDPIEFVHTPIRSLINQREVHRDTKGFTNALRSALREDPDVILVGEMRDLETIRLALTAAETGHLVFGTLHTSSAAKTIDRIIDVFPAEEKEMVRSMLSESLRAVISQALLKKTTGGRIASHEIMLVNSAIRNLIREAKVPQMYSVIQTSKQLGMQTLDQNLQDLVSKNVITREDARQKAVNKAAFA, encoded by the coding sequence ATGGATATCACTCAATTATTAGAATTTAGCGTTCAGCAAGGTGCTTCAGATTTACACCTTTCTACTGGACAACCTCCAATTATCCGTAAAGATGGTGATGTTCAACGTATTGAAGCGCCTAATTTAGAAGCTGAACAGCTACAGACTATGATTTATGACATCATGAATGATGAGCAACGTCGTGGCTTTGAATCTGAACTAGAAAGCGATTTCTCTTTTGAACTACCCAACATTGCTCGATTCCGTGCAAATATTTTTATGCATAATCGGGGTATAGGCGCGGTTTTCCGTACTATTCCAAGTAAGATTATTACGCTTGAAGAATTAGAATGTCCTGAAATTTTTAAAGATATTTCTAGCTTTCCGCGTGGACTAGTTCTTGTAACAGGCCCAACTGGTTCTGGTAAATCTACTACGCTTGCTGCCATGGTGGATTACATTAATAAAAAAGAAGCTGCACACATTCTAACGGTTGAAGATCCTATCGAATTTGTTCACACCCCCATTCGCAGTTTAATCAACCAGCGTGAAGTTCACCGTGACACTAAAGGGTTTACCAATGCCCTTCGTTCCGCTTTACGTGAGGATCCAGACGTTATTTTAGTCGGTGAGATGCGAGATTTGGAAACCATTCGTCTTGCTTTGACCGCTGCTGAAACAGGACATTTAGTTTTTGGAACATTGCATACGAGTTCTGCAGCAAAAACCATTGACCGTATTATTGATGTATTTCCAGCTGAAGAGAAAGAGATGGTTCGCTCAATGCTTTCGGAATCATTAAGAGCCGTTATTTCTCAAGCACTGTTAAAGAAAACCACTGGTGGTCGAATCGCTTCTCACGAGATCATGTTAGTTAACTCTGCTATTCGTAACCTAATCCGTGAAGCGAAAGTACCGCAGATGTACTCGGTAATACAGACTTCGAAGCAATTAGGTATGCAGACATTAGATCAAAATTTACAAGATTTAGTCTCTAAAAACGTAATTACTCGTGAAGATGCTAGACAAAAAGCCGTTAATAAAGCGGCATTTGCTTAA